The following coding sequences are from one Myxosarcina sp. GI1 window:
- a CDS encoding ABC transporter permease — translation MNLAETFKMATSTLIANKMRSTLTMLGIVIGNASVIAMVGVGEGTQTLASEQFESLGPNVIFVVPGAEEERRTSFSLPKTLVWEDAIAINEQVPTVKQVAPQVSDNELITYRNRNTKESVIGTTPEYLAVRSFDLAEGRFISDSDLKRNQRVVVLGAEIADRFFLQQSPLGKSIRIKNISFKVIGVLEAKGAFLGDNQDRNVYIPLSTMANQIVGDTSPYGTQLTFISIAANSEQSIRAAKFQIENLLRLRHQVSGEDDFTVRTQKDILQVVGTITNALTILLAAIAGISLLVGGIGVMNIMLVAVTERTQEIGLRKAIGAKEGDILTQFLIEATILSAAGGVVGTIIGVGGILIVGAVSPLTATVSPVAIVLAVGVSGAIGLFFGVFPARAAAKLDPIVALRSV, via the coding sequence ATGAATTTAGCAGAAACTTTTAAAATGGCAACCTCGACCCTAATTGCCAACAAAATGCGTAGCACTCTAACCATGTTGGGAATTGTCATCGGTAATGCCTCGGTGATTGCTATGGTTGGTGTCGGTGAAGGTACGCAAACCCTAGCTTCAGAACAGTTTGAATCTTTAGGTCCCAACGTAATCTTTGTAGTTCCTGGTGCCGAAGAAGAACGGCGAACCAGCTTTAGTTTGCCCAAAACTCTAGTTTGGGAAGATGCGATCGCTATTAACGAACAGGTACCAACAGTCAAACAAGTTGCCCCTCAAGTTAGCGACAATGAGTTAATTACCTATCGCAATCGCAATACTAAAGAATCAGTCATTGGTACCACTCCCGAATATCTAGCCGTAAGAAGTTTCGATTTAGCTGAGGGCAGATTTATTAGCGATAGCGACCTCAAACGCAATCAGAGAGTAGTAGTTTTAGGCGCAGAAATCGCCGATCGCTTTTTTCTCCAACAAAGTCCTTTGGGTAAATCGATTCGGATTAAAAATATTAGCTTTAAAGTTATCGGCGTATTAGAAGCTAAGGGGGCTTTTTTAGGAGATAACCAGGATCGCAACGTTTATATTCCCCTGAGTACGATGGCAAATCAGATTGTCGGCGATACCTCCCCCTACGGTACGCAGCTAACGTTTATTTCTATCGCTGCTAATAGCGAACAGAGCATTCGCGCTGCTAAATTTCAAATTGAAAATCTCTTGCGGTTGCGCCATCAAGTTAGCGGCGAAGATGATTTTACCGTTCGGACTCAAAAAGATATTCTTCAGGTTGTCGGCACAATAACTAATGCTCTAACGATTTTGCTAGCGGCGATCGCAGGAATTTCTTTATTGGTAGGCGGTATTGGCGTGATGAACATTATGCTAGTAGCAGTCACCGAACGCACCCAGGAAATTGGTTTGCGTAAGGCAATTGGAGCAAAAGAAGGCGATATTTTAACTCAGTTTCTCATCGAAGCAACTATTCTCTCGGCAGCAGGAGGCGTTGTCGGCACGATTATTGGCGTAGGCGGGATTTTAATCGTCGGCGCAGTTTCTCCCCTTACTGCTACAGTATCTCCTGTGGCGATCGTGCTTGCTGTAGGCGTATCTGGCGCGATCGGTCTATTTTTTGGCGTTTTCCCTGCCAGAGCGGCAGCTAAGTTAGATCCAATTGTGGCGTTGCGGAGTGTTTAA
- a CDS encoding TatD family hydrolase, translating to MMFLDPHIHMTARTTDDYQAMAKAGIVAVIEPTFWLGQPRTSADSYKDYMSSLVGWERFRASQFGIKHYCTIGLNSKEANNEPLAEAVMELLPLYACKEGVVAIGEIGYDDMTPAEDKYFRLQLELAKELNLPVMIHTPHRDKKAGTSRSMDVCLEHGLEPSRVIVDHNNEETCKEVLDRGFWAGFTIYPNTKMGNERMVEVVRQYGCDRIIVDSSADWGVSDPLAVPKTAWLMAERGIPEEHIRAXCYQNALTAYSQSGQIKESDWLNSNAVDQRQLYSGNSVLRGQQPVVEAKDSMVIV from the coding sequence ATGATGTTTCTCGATCCTCACATTCACATGACCGCCAGAACTACTGATGACTATCAGGCAATGGCTAAAGCGGGAATAGTTGCTGTTATCGAACCAACTTTTTGGTTGGGTCAACCCCGCACCAGTGCCGATAGTTACAAAGACTACATGAGTTCTTTGGTTGGTTGGGAAAGATTTAGAGCTAGTCAGTTTGGCATCAAACACTATTGCACTATTGGTTTGAACTCTAAAGAAGCAAATAACGAACCTTTAGCAGAAGCAGTAATGGAACTATTACCTCTATATGCCTGTAAAGAAGGGGTAGTAGCAATTGGCGAAATCGGCTATGACGACATGACTCCAGCCGAAGATAAGTACTTTCGCCTTCAGCTAGAACTAGCTAAAGAATTAAACCTACCCGTGATGATTCACACCCCCCACCGCGATAAAAAAGCGGGTACCTCTCGCAGTATGGATGTCTGTCTCGAACATGGTTTGGAACCATCTCGGGTAATTGTCGATCACAATAACGAAGAAACCTGCAAAGAAGTTTTAGATCGCGGTTTCTGGGCGGGATTTACCATTTATCCCAACACCAAAATGGGTAATGAAAGAATGGTCGAAGTAGTACGCCAGTATGGCTGCGATCGCATCATCGTCGATAGTAGTGCTGACTGGGGCGTTAGCGATCCTTTAGCCGTACCCAAAACGGCTTGGTTGATGGCAGAAAGAGGKATTCCCGAAGAACATATTCGCGCCKTTTGCTATCAAAATGCCCTAACGGCATACAGTCAAAGCGGACAAATTAAAGAAAGCGACTGGTTAAATTCCAATGCTGTAGACCAGCGGCAGCTATATAGCGGTAACTCCGTACTCAGAGGGCAACAGCCAGTAGTTGAAGCTAAAGACTCGATGGTTATTGTTTGA
- a CDS encoding NAD-dependent succinate-semialdehyde dehydrogenase, which translates to MVQTQSKIDSSQHEQVETKNPATGQTHKVYDKHTKQEAEGIIDKTHEAFLKWRETSLEERADIIRKIAQGLSDNKEELSRMMANQMGKPIAQGNSEVDLCVNICTYTADNGPQELKQEERKISSGGRGIVSYEPIGVILGMQPWNFPCYQVVRYSIANIMAGNTTAFKHAEICWETAEKLKQIYEDAGLPQNVFSVLFVDDETVDELIAHEKVRGVTMTGSAKAGKIVAEESGKHLKKTVLELGGSDPYIVLEDVKLDEIMDTCVQGRVNNAGQTCIAAKRFIVLDDIYDEFREKFVAAMKSVSYGHPINDEPDMGPIAREDLREKLHDQVQESAQKGATILCGGEIPSGAGYFYPATVLENVKPGMPAYDDELFGPVATLIKVSDEDEAIRIANDHRYGLGGGVFSGNRDRAIKVAHKIDTGMVNVNSYNLSQPSMPFGGVKESGYGREHGGFGMKEFVNIKSIMMSQ; encoded by the coding sequence ATGGTACAAACGCAAAGCAAAATCGACAGTTCGCAGCACGAGCAGGTTGAAACCAAAAATCCTGCAACAGGTCAAACTCACAAAGTCTACGACAAGCACACCAAACAAGAAGCTGAAGGCATTATCGATAAAACCCACGAAGCTTTTTTAAAGTGGCGAGAAACTTCTCTAGAAGAACGCGCCGATATTATTCGGAAAATAGCACAAGGTCTTTCAGACAATAAAGAAGAGCTTTCGCGAATGATGGCGAATCAAATGGGTAAGCCTATTGCTCAGGGTAATAGCGAGGTCGATTTATGTGTAAATATTTGCACATATACTGCTGATAATGGTCCTCAAGAACTCAAACAGGAAGAAAGAAAGATTTCTAGCGGCGGTAGAGGAATCGTTTCTTACGAGCCAATTGGCGTTATTTTAGGAATGCAGCCCTGGAATTTTCCTTGCTACCAGGTCGTTCGCTACAGCATCGCCAACATCATGGCAGGCAATACGACTGCTTTCAAACATGCCGAAATCTGTTGGGAAACGGCGGAGAAGTTGAAACAAATTTATGAAGATGCTGGCTTACCTCAAAACGTGTTCAGCGTCCTATTTGTAGATGACGAAACGGTTGATGAATTGATTGCCCATGAGAAGGTGCGCGGTGTGACCATGACAGGTAGTGCCAAAGCTGGAAAAATTGTGGCTGAGGAGTCTGGCAAACATCTCAAGAAAACGGTTTTGGAATTGGGAGGAAGCGACCCTTACATTGTTTTAGAAGATGTCAAGCTAGATGAAATTATGGATACGTGCGTTCAGGGACGTGTTAACAACGCGGGTCAAACGTGCATTGCCGCTAAACGTTTCATTGTTTTAGACGACATCTACGACGAATTTAGAGAAAAATTTGTAGCTGCGATGAAATCTGTCAGCTATGGTCATCCCATTAATGATGAGCCAGATATGGGACCGATCGCCCGTGAAGATTTACGGGAAAAACTGCACGACCAAGTGCAAGAGTCTGCCCAGAAAGGCGCGACGATTTTGTGCGGTGGCGAAATTCCTAGCGGCGCGGGCTATTTTTATCCTGCAACAGTGTTAGAAAATGTGAAACCTGGTATGCCAGCCTATGACGATGAACTTTTTGGACCAGTTGCCACATTGATTAAGGTAAGTGATGAAGACGAAGCGATTCGTATTGCCAATGACCATCGATATGGTTTGGGTGGTGGAGTCTTTTCAGGGAATAGAGATCGCGCTATAAAGGTCGCTCATAAGATTGATACAGGCATGGTAAACGTAAATAGTTATAACCTGTCGCAGCCTAGTATGCCGTTTGGCGGTGTAAAAGAAAGTGGCTATGGACGCGAACACGGAGGCTTTGGCATGAAAGAGTTCGTTAATATCAAATCGATTATGATGAGCCAATAG
- the eboE gene encoding metabolite traffic protein EboE has protein sequence MKIAGTDFHLTYCTNIHPGESWTEVKDNLQQYLPKLKARLDNRSLGIGLRLAEAAVRELLAKDNLLQFQTWLQEHDLYVFTLNGFPYGGFHHQVVKDKVYAPDWSTVERVDYTLRLIEILATLLPERLDGGISTVPLSYKPWWQDNPNGRDKTLHQSSLHLAQIAAKLAEIQNNTGKLLHLDLEPEPDAMLENTVEVINYFHDWLLPIAGNWLQQNLGISKELAESWLRNHIRVCYDTCHFAVEYEEPEDVLQKLKNAGIKIGKIQLSSAIKIDLSAETAQRQVILEKLSAFAESTYLHQVIARHGDRTLQHYADLSQALPHLATTKAQEWRTHFHVPIFIRNYQPFESTQEHLTKVLQLLPENPVCNHLEIETYTWEVLPPEMKMDILTSIEREYQWVLKTLALPHQEMMYVD, from the coding sequence GTGAAAATAGCAGGTACCGACTTTCATCTTACCTACTGCACTAACATCCATCCTGGGGAAAGCTGGACGGAAGTTAAAGATAACCTCCAGCAATATCTTCCTAAATTAAAAGCCAGACTGGACAATCGCTCCTTGGGAATTGGCTTAAGGCTAGCAGAGGCAGCAGTGAGAGAACTACTTGCTAAAGATAATCTCTTGCAATTTCAAACCTGGCTGCAAGAACATGACTTGTATGTCTTTACTCTCAATGGTTTTCCCTACGGCGGATTTCACCATCAGGTAGTAAAAGATAAAGTATATGCTCCCGACTGGTCTACAGTCGAACGAGTAGACTATACTTTACGGCTAATTGAAATTCTGGCAACTCTCTTACCAGAAAGACTCGATGGAGGAATTTCTACTGTACCTCTATCTTATAAACCCTGGTGGCAAGATAATCCCAATGGTAGAGACAAAACCTTACATCAAAGTAGTCTGCATCTGGCGCAGATAGCAGCAAAACTGGCAGAGATTCAAAATAACACGGGCAAACTACTTCATCTCGATCTCGAACCAGAACCCGATGCCATGCTGGAAAATACAGTTGAGGTAATTAATTATTTTCATGACTGGCTATTACCTATAGCTGGTAACTGGCTACAGCAAAATTTAGGAATTAGTAAAGAATTAGCCGAGTCATGGCTGAGAAACCACATTCGAGTTTGTTACGATACCTGTCATTTTGCTGTCGAATACGAAGAACCAGAGGACGTACTTCAGAAGCTAAAAAATGCAGGGATTAAAATTGGTAAAATTCAGCTTAGTTCGGCGATAAAGATCGATCTATCGGCAGAAACAGCACAAAGGCAGGTTATTTTAGAAAAACTGTCGGCTTTTGCCGAATCTACCTATCTACATCAGGTAATTGCTCGTCATGGCGATCGCACTTTGCAGCATTATGCCGATCTTTCTCAAGCTCTACCCCATCTAGCAACTACCAAAGCTCAAGAGTGGCGCACCCACTTCCATGTACCGATTTTTATTCGTAACTATCAGCCATTTGAATCGACTCAAGAACATTTAACTAAAGTGTTGCAGCTTTTACCAGAAAATCCTGTTTGCAATCATTTAGAAATTGAAACCTATACCTGGGAAGTTTTACCACCAGAGATGAAAATGGACATTTTAACCTCCATTGAAAGAGAGTATCAATGGGTTTTAAAGACTTTGGCTTTACCTCATCAGGAAATGATGTATGTCGACTAG
- a CDS encoding EboA family metabolite traffic protein encodes MADIETNNGVTLLTNWLSRQISPESFAWLKERKAEIIRDGAERKLFTAFSAVPRYIEKTNFQLTNAELATANNLKAGWNPSRWTLDQVGRTILILSFPNRDEDKYIKTLDKIFAAADVGEAIALYQSLPLLPYPNSFKLRAAEGIRTNMTSVFNAVALHNPYPANYLDDLAWNQMILKALFVGTPLHPIYGLKQRNNQQLSQMLLNYARERLAAKRTVNPELWDLTAAFQPEEVVRLKAAFDKMHD; translated from the coding sequence TTGGCTGATATCGAAACTAATAACGGCGTAACTCTATTAACTAATTGGCTGTCAAGACAAATTTCACCAGAAAGTTTTGCCTGGCTGAAAGAGCGAAAAGCCGAAATTATTCGAGACGGTGCAGAAAGAAAGTTATTTACTGCTTTTAGTGCCGTCCCTCGTTACATAGAAAAAACTAATTTCCAACTAACAAACGCAGAATTAGCAACAGCAAACAATTTAAAAGCTGGCTGGAATCCCAGTCGCTGGACTTTAGACCAAGTTGGTCGTACTATTTTAATTCTTTCTTTTCCCAATCGAGACGAAGATAAATATATTAAAACTCTAGACAAAATTTTTGCGGCGGCGGATGTGGGAGAAGCGATCGCGCTATATCAAAGTCTACCTCTGCTACCCTATCCCAATAGTTTTAAATTACGAGCGGCAGAGGGCATTCGCACCAATATGACTTCGGTGTTTAACGCTGTAGCTTTGCATAATCCTTACCCTGCCAACTATCTGGACGACTTAGCTTGGAATCAAATGATTCTCAAGGCTTTATTTGTCGGTACTCCCTTGCATCCTATTTATGGTTTAAAACAACGTAACAATCAGCAACTATCCCAAATGCTGCTCAATTATGCTCGCGAAAGATTGGCAGCTAAAAGAACAGTAAATCCAGAACTTTGGGACTTGACAGCAGCTTTTCAACCTGAAGAAGTCGTTAGATTAAAAGCGGCATTTGATAAAATGCACGACTAA
- a CDS encoding 3-dehydroquinate synthase, whose translation MYLQERNTSKIESLHQSVAVRFDYDVHFTRGLFEPSNPLLAKVLNRDNVTKSIIVVVDSGLLEHHPQLVAQIQNYTNFYSQIINLAVEPIVVPGGEAAKNDPTLVEQIHQVVERVGLCRHSYILAIGGGAVIDMVGYAAATAHRGIRLVRIPTTVLAQNDSGVGVKNGINAFGKKNFLGTFAPPVAVLNDFDFLNTLDDRDWRAGIAEAVKVALIKDSNFWQFISDRAADLANRDSEAMEYLIYRCSQLHLNHIAGYGDPFEMGSSRPLDFGHWAAHRLEHLTNYRLRHGEAVAIGIALDCTYSYLQGLLTKKDWQQIIKTLQQLGFSLYVPELAIDLDDTNSESCVFRGLVEFKEHIGGELAIMLLQGIGRGIEVNTVDISLYQKAILWLQMIETNISA comes from the coding sequence ATGTATCTACAAGAAAGAAACACCTCAAAAATTGAGTCTTTACATCAAAGTGTTGCTGTTAGGTTTGACTACGACGTTCACTTTACCAGAGGACTATTTGAACCCAGCAATCCTTTACTAGCTAAAGTTTTAAATCGAGATAACGTTACTAAATCGATAATCGTCGTAGTTGATTCGGGTTTATTAGAACATCATCCTCAATTAGTAGCGCAAATCCAAAATTATACAAATTTTTACTCCCAAATTATTAACTTAGCTGTCGAGCCTATTGTAGTTCCTGGCGGTGAAGCTGCTAAAAATGACCCGACTTTGGTAGAGCAAATTCATCAAGTTGTCGAACGAGTAGGGTTGTGTCGTCACTCCTATATTCTGGCAATTGGTGGCGGTGCGGTAATTGATATGGTAGGTTATGCTGCTGCTACTGCCCATCGCGGCATTAGACTAGTTCGCATTCCTACCACCGTATTAGCTCAAAATGATTCGGGTGTGGGAGTTAAAAACGGCATCAATGCCTTTGGTAAAAAGAACTTTTTAGGGACTTTTGCGCCACCCGTTGCCGTACTCAACGACTTTGATTTTCTAAATACTTTAGACGATCGCGACTGGAGAGCGGGTATTGCCGAAGCGGTAAAAGTAGCCTTAATTAAAGATAGTAACTTTTGGCAGTTTATCAGCGATCGCGCCGCAGATTTGGCAAATCGTGACTCCGAGGCTATGGAGTATTTAATCTATCGCTGTAGCCAACTACATCTCAATCATATTGCTGGTTACGGCGATCCTTTTGAAATGGGTTCTTCTCGTCCTTTAGATTTTGGTCACTGGGCGGCACACAGACTAGAGCATTTAACTAATTACCGACTCAGACACGGAGAAGCAGTAGCCATCGGTATCGCTTTAGACTGTACCTATTCTTATTTGCAAGGATTGCTGACCAAAAAAGATTGGCAGCAAATTATTAAAACTTTACAACAGCTAGGTTTTAGCCTCTACGTACCCGAACTGGCGATCGATCTAGATGATACAAATTCCGAAAGCTGTGTTTTTCGAGGCTTAGTTGAATTTAAAGAGCATATAGGCGGCGAGTTGGCAATAATGTTGCTACAGGGAATCGGTAGAGGTATAGAAGTAAATACTGTAGACATTTCTTTGTATCAAAAGGCAATATTGTGGTTGCAGATGATTGAGACTAACATTTCTGCATAA
- the eboC gene encoding UbiA-like protein EboC (EboC, a homolog the polyprenyltransferase UbiA, belongs to system of proteins involved in the trafficking of precursor metabolites to an extracytoplasmic compartment so that the biosynthesis of certain natural products, such as scytonemin, can be completed.), with protein MITTTTKSQSVWAYLQLLRPANIITAWADIFLGFAAAGAVSTEINEANFIALGWLILATTGLYGGGVVLNDVCDAELDAVERPERPIPSGRASKEGAIALGVALLSTAIIAAAMVSKLSAVLAITIAAAAFIYDKWGKHQTFLGPLNMGACRGGNLLLGVSAVPMALSDRWFLALIPIVYIAAITAISQGEVRGGDKTTGIVAIALIALVIGSILGLGFLPQYDVLITLPFLVLFAFLVLPAFVKAAVTPQAKLIQLAVKAGVLALIVLDATIAAGFTNWLYGLCLLALLPLSRLLSRLFAVT; from the coding sequence ATGATTACTACCACAACAAAATCACAGTCTGTCTGGGCTTATTTACAACTGCTACGTCCTGCCAATATCATTACTGCCTGGGCAGATATTTTTCTCGGCTTCGCTGCCGCTGGTGCGGTTAGTACCGAAATCAACGAAGCAAATTTTATAGCTTTAGGCTGGTTAATTTTAGCCACTACGGGACTATATGGCGGTGGAGTTGTCCTCAACGATGTCTGCGATGCCGAACTAGATGCCGTCGAACGCCCAGAACGCCCCATTCCTAGCGGTAGAGCTTCAAAAGAAGGCGCGATCGCTTTGGGAGTAGCCTTGTTATCAACAGCAATTATAGCCGCTGCGATGGTTTCAAAACTCAGTGCGGTTTTAGCCATAACTATAGCAGCAGCGGCTTTTATCTACGATAAATGGGGCAAACACCAGACTTTTTTAGGTCCTTTGAATATGGGTGCCTGTCGGGGAGGTAACTTACTACTTGGAGTTAGTGCCGTTCCTATGGCTTTAAGCGATCGCTGGTTTTTAGCTTTAATTCCCATCGTTTACATTGCTGCCATTACCGCTATTTCTCAAGGAGAAGTTCGCGGTGGTGATAAAACTACTGGTATCGTGGCGATCGCTTTAATTGCGCTCGTTATTGGCAGTATTCTCGGTTTGGGATTTTTACCACAGTACGACGTGTTAATTACACTTCCGTTTTTAGTCTTGTTTGCCTTCCTAGTCTTACCTGCCTTTGTTAAAGCTGCTGTAACTCCTCAAGCCAAACTAATTCAACTGGCGGTTAAAGCAGGAGTACTAGCTTTAATCGTTTTAGATGCAACTATAGCCGCAGGCTTTACTAACTGGCTTTATGGCTTGTGTTTGCTAGCATTATTGCCGCTATCGCGTCTGTTATCCCGTTTGTTTGCCGTTACTTAA
- a CDS encoding alkaline phosphatase family protein gives MDKTVVLNIVGLTPQLIGEHTPFLSRWQSQGKTASIKPVLPAVTCTAQATYYTGTNPNKHGIVANGWYFRDECEVKLWRQSNHLVEAPKIWEKARSLDPDFTCANLFGWYNMYSSVDYAVTPRPMYPADGRKLPDIYTEPMELRPWLQSELGQFPLFNFWGPNTSVKSSQWIAEAAKKIELKYSPTLTLIYLPHLDYCLQKLGTEPQDIATDLQEIDRVCQDAIEFYEARGAKVIVLSEYGITPVNKPIHINRLLRQENLITVREELGKEILIPGASKAFAVADHQIAQVYINDSSCFDLVKSILENTSGIELVLDEAGKQKYHLDHSRSGELVAVADPDAWFTYYYWLDDNHAPDFARTVDIHRKPGYDPVELFVDPHIKLPKVKVASKLLQKKLGFRYLMDVIPLDASLVKGSHGHLTTSLARSPVFITQQQDLLNTEKIEATDVFNLILKHLSIVNH, from the coding sequence ATGGATAAAACTGTCGTTCTCAACATAGTTGGTTTGACTCCTCAATTAATTGGAGAACATACCCCTTTTCTGTCTCGCTGGCAAAGTCAGGGTAAAACAGCCTCAATTAAACCAGTATTACCTGCCGTTACCTGTACCGCCCAGGCAACCTACTACACGGGAACCAATCCCAACAAACATGGGATTGTAGCCAATGGCTGGTATTTTCGCGATGAATGTGAAGTCAAACTGTGGCGACAGTCTAATCATCTAGTAGAAGCACCTAAAATCTGGGAAAAAGCGCGATCGCTAGATCCCGATTTTACCTGCGCCAATCTTTTTGGCTGGTACAACATGTACTCTTCTGTAGATTATGCGGTAACACCCCGCCCTATGTATCCCGCAGACGGCAGAAAACTACCCGATATCTACACCGAACCAATGGAACTGCGTCCCTGGCTGCAATCTGAATTAGGGCAGTTTCCCCTATTTAACTTTTGGGGTCCCAATACTTCGGTAAAATCGAGTCAGTGGATTGCTGAAGCGGCAAAAAAAATCGAACTAAAATACAGTCCTACACTTACTTTAATTTATCTACCCCACCTCGACTACTGTCTGCAAAAGCTCGGCACCGAACCTCAAGATATTGCAACTGACTTACAAGAAATAGACCGTGTGTGCCAAGATGCGATCGAATTTTACGAAGCTAGAGGTGCAAAGGTAATTGTTCTCTCTGAATATGGCATTACTCCCGTAAACAAGCCAATTCACATCAACCGCCTGTTACGTCAGGAAAATTTAATTACCGTTAGAGAAGAATTAGGCAAAGAAATTTTGATTCCTGGTGCTAGTAAAGCTTTTGCCGTCGCCGATCATCAAATTGCCCAAGTATATATTAATGACTCAAGCTGTTTCGATCTAGTAAAAAGTATTTTAGAAAATACCTCTGGTATCGAGTTAGTTTTAGATGAAGCAGGAAAGCAAAAGTATCATCTAGATCATTCTCGTTCGGGTGAATTAGTTGCAGTTGCCGATCCCGATGCTTGGTTTACCTATTACTATTGGCTCGATGATAACCACGCTCCCGATTTTGCCCGCACTGTAGATATCCATCGCAAACCAGGCTACGATCCTGTAGAGCTTTTTGTAGATCCCCATATTAAATTACCAAAGGTAAAAGTTGCTTCAAAGTTACTGCAAAAGAAACTCGGCTTTCGCTATTTAATGGATGTTATCCCGCTAGATGCCAGTTTAGTTAAAGGTTCACACGGTCACCTTACTACTTCATTAGCGCGATCGCCCGTTTTTATTACCCAACAGCAAGACTTGTTAAACACCGAAAAAATTGAGGCTACTGACGTTTTTAATTTGATTCTCAAACATCTAAGTATAGTCAATCATTAG
- a CDS encoding efflux RND transporter periplasmic adaptor subunit, which yields MEIPVIGKVKPSLPWFLGLTTTCLILIGGTTYAILQSSRSKLDIETLTVAATEQNLSVEIEASGRVEPVRSVNISPKEPGRLVKLLVEQGDRVTTAQTLAIMENSEQQVETSRAAAELRQSQAGLSEGKAKIEAEIVRARARLQQARARLQQAQARIPRDIEQTKAQIDAAESRLELVKERRRRNQYLLNEGAIAQDTFDEALNEYQNAQATLTELKQRLQQLQITGDSEIAQLEAEVNEAQTDLNQRQQTAAAEIESLQATTDVSQAALERSQIQYADTIVKAPFDGIVTQRYAVEGAFVTPSTSASSTASASATSILALAQGLEVVAKVPELDVGQLERGQKVRIIADAYPDSVFFGEVAQIAPEAIIEDNVTSFEVKIRLVTGQNKLRSKMNVDVIFLGQELEDTLVVPTVAIVTQKGETGVMLLNAEDEPEFKPVNIGLTIEDKTQVLEGLEAGDRVFIDLPEENRSGGDE from the coding sequence ATGGAAATTCCTGTTATTGGCAAAGTCAAACCTTCTTTACCCTGGTTTTTGGGTTTAACAACTACCTGTTTGATTTTAATTGGAGGAACGACTTATGCTATTTTGCAAAGTTCTCGTTCTAAGTTAGACATAGAAACTTTAACCGTAGCAGCAACCGAGCAAAATCTCAGTGTAGAAATCGAAGCTAGTGGTAGAGTCGAGCCAGTAAGAAGCGTTAACATTAGTCCCAAAGAGCCAGGACGTTTGGTCAAACTTCTGGTAGAACAGGGCGATCGCGTCACGACAGCACAAACTCTGGCAATAATGGAAAACTCCGAACAGCAGGTAGAAACCTCTCGTGCCGCAGCTGAACTAAGACAGAGCCAGGCAGGTTTATCGGAGGGTAAAGCCAAAATAGAAGCTGAAATCGTTCGGGCAAGAGCCAGACTCCAACAGGCAAGAGCTAGACTCCAACAGGCACAAGCCAGAATTCCCAGAGATATCGAACAGACCAAAGCACAAATTGACGCTGCCGAGTCCCGTCTCGAACTAGTAAAAGAGCGCAGAAGGCGCAATCAGTATCTTTTAAACGAAGGCGCGATCGCTCAAGATACTTTCGATGAGGCTTTGAACGAATATCAGAACGCACAGGCGACCCTCACCGAGCTAAAGCAAAGACTCCAGCAGCTTCAAATTACTGGTGACTCGGAAATTGCCCAGCTAGAAGCTGAAGTAAACGAGGCTCAAACCGACCTAAACCAAAGACAGCAAACTGCTGCGGCAGAAATTGAATCTCTACAGGCTACTACAGATGTTTCTCAGGCAGCTTTAGAGCGATCTCAAATTCAATATGCCGATACTATTGTTAAGGCTCCTTTTGACGGTATCGTCACTCAAAGGTATGCGGTTGAAGGAGCGTTTGTAACCCCCTCTACCTCGGCATCTAGTACCGCTTCGGCTTCGGCTACTTCAATTTTGGCTCTGGCACAGGGATTGGAAGTGGTGGCTAAAGTCCCCGAATTAGATGTGGGACAGCTAGAGCGAGGACAAAAAGTTAGAATCATCGCTGATGCCTATCCCGATAGCGTGTTTTTTGGTGAGGTAGCACAAATTGCTCCCGAAGCGATTATTGAAGATAACGTTACTTCTTTTGAAGTCAAAATCCGTTTGGTGACGGGACAAAACAAGTTACGCTCGAAAATGAACGTCGATGTTATCTTCTTGGGACAAGAATTAGAAGATACTTTAGTGGTTCCTACGGTAGCGATCGTTACCCAGAAAGGAGAAACGGGAGTAATGCTCCTCAACGCCGAAGACGAACCAGAGTTTAAACCCGTCAATATTGGATTGACCATTGAAGACAAAACTCAAGTTTTAGAAGGGTTAGAGGCAGGCGATCGCGTGTTTATCGATTTACCCGAAGAAAATAGAAGCGGTGGAGACGAGTAA